CAAGTTCGCCGTCAGCTCCCCCGTACTGTTCCATTAAATATTTGGCAAGCTTTGGATTACATGTGCCCACTTCTACCGGATATAAAAGCTTCTTTTCATACACCCACATTACAATTTCCCCCTTCTCACCGCTGCCATGGCCACGGTGCTTGATTCCAACGCCAGCCCATTTCAATTGCCTGTTCGGAAGGAACTGATAAAAGAGACAAAGGTCCATATCGGTTTTCGTATTTTCGTCGAATTATGGCTGCTTCCTTGATTGCTTCCCGCCACTGCTCCAAAGCTTCCATATCGTCCGGATGTGTATCAGTGTAAAGCGTTAATTCAACGACGACAAAATCGGCTTCTTGAACGAGCAACAGCATTTCCCGTTCTTCTTCAAATGCGCTTAAATTCACGAAATACCCTCCTCTCTTGAATATCCGTCAACTAGAATTGGCCAAAGCGATCCTGACATAAGAGCTTCCCGCGGCGAATTTTGTTCCAGACCAGGTGGTTGGTAATCGATAAATATTTGCGGCGGCAAGACAAATTCTTTAACTTTCATAGGTGGACATGGATCTAATGGAGACACGTAGGGCGTGTAATACCCCCGGTACATCGACTTCTTCAAACATATCACTCCTCGAATTAGTGTATGAGTGGAGTCTAATTTTGCCACTTCTTTACTTGTTAAGTAATATCGTTTCAACTTATAGATCTTGCGTTTTAGGAAATAATAGCGAGTAGATTGAAATATG
This genomic window from Sporosarcina sp. Marseille-Q4063 contains:
- a CDS encoding spore coat protein CotJB, coding for MNLSAFEEEREMLLLVQEADFVVVELTLYTDTHPDDMEALEQWREAIKEAAIIRRKYENRYGPLSLLSVPSEQAIEMGWRWNQAPWPWQR